The Aythya fuligula isolate bAytFul2 chromosome 2, bAytFul2.pri, whole genome shotgun sequence genome contains a region encoding:
- the LRRC30 gene encoding leucine-rich repeat-containing protein 30: MGTEHSKSERRRRMFFLRKGPKLPAWEDALLSGKDPKSLLKRGLRYVSLSLIMKGMTSAPDFLWGLPEVQKLNLSRNQLVVIPPSLGKLDRLVVLNLGGNCLKCLPKEIGLLRNLKVLFVNMNCLTEVPAELSLCRKLEVLSLSHNCISQLPSSFTDLTNLKKLNLSNNRFVQIPLCIFALRSLDFLHLGSNRLESIAESVQYLANLQIFIVENNNIRTLPRSLCFIVALELLNVDYNSIQTLPDDLYLLRRLPRIAWNPMDKGLHVSHNPLSRPLPELVEGGLDVLFNYLREKKEHH; the protein is encoded by the coding sequence ATGGGAACCGAACACTCAAAAAGCGAGAGGCgaagaagaatgttttttctGAGGAAAGGTCCAAAGTTGCCTGCATGGGAAGATGCTCTTCTCTCAGGGAAAGACCCCAAGTCATTGCTGAAACGGGGATTGCGTTATGTCAGCTTGAGCCTTATAATGAAAGGGATGACCAGTGCTCCTGACTTCTTGTGGGGACTGCCTGAGGTGCAGAAACTGAACCTCTCACGCAACCAGCTGGTGGTAATTCCTCCTTCACTGGGAAAACTGGACCGGCTCGTAGTGCTGAACTTGGGTGGCAACTGCCTCAAGTGTCTGCCGAAGGAGATCGGGCTGCTGAGGAACCTGAAGGTCTTGTTTGTTAATATGAACTGCCTGACAGAAgtgccagcagagctcagcttgTGCAGAAAGCTGGAAGTTTTGAGCCTCTCACACAACTGCATCTCACAACTACCTTCAAGCTTCACCGACCTGACAAATTTAAAGAAACTGAACCTCAGTAACAATCGCTTCGTGCAGATTCCCCTCTGCATTTTTGCACTGAGGAGCTTAGACTTCTTGCACCTGGGGTCCAACAGACTTGAAAGCATTGCAGAGAGTGTTCAGTATCTAGCCAATTTGCAAATTTTTATAGTAGAGAATAATAACATACGCACTCTGCCGCGGTCTCTCTGCTTCATCGTGGCTCTGGAGCTACTAAATGTAGATTACAACTCCATACAGACTCTTCCAGATGACCTCTACCTGCTGCGCAGGCTGCCCCGCATTGCGTGGAACCCAATGGACAAAGGCCTCCACGTCTCCCACAACCCTCTGTCCCGACCCCTGCCTGAGCTCGTGGAGGGGGGACTGGATGTCCTCTTCAACTACctcagggagaaaaaggagcaCCACTGA